In a single window of the Flavivirga spongiicola genome:
- a CDS encoding LVIVD repeat-containing protein produces MKFKYFLLLLFFISIWSCDKKDLNFELVQVAIPELMTKADFRSSVAITVPEKIEETGKIYAYKNYIFVSDVNKGVHVIDNSNPELPKAIKFIKIPGNEDISVKDDFLYADSATDLVVFDISDINSIAFVERLNDVFSIYDYDIPIEAQAVDYGKVDLENNIIVGWTVTTERRKKIDNQFIDVVLQNGALASSSAESVTGQGGSLARFQIVDNYLYTVGNYQMAIFNIQNLSSPVLANTQNAGWNIETMFQAGEYLYLGSTNGMYIYSIANPSSPEYISEFTHWEGCDPVVVDGDYAYLTLRGGNDCGQLESVLEVIDISDKATPKLASRYELENPYGLGIKENTLFVCDGTSGLKLFDKEEPLDVKLTKTYDDIQSKDVIPLENSLLMVGGDNLYQYKYIEDGVDLISSYSLR; encoded by the coding sequence ATGAAATTTAAATACTTTCTTTTACTCCTATTCTTCATAAGTATATGGTCTTGCGATAAAAAGGATCTTAATTTCGAGCTTGTTCAAGTAGCAATTCCTGAATTAATGACTAAAGCTGATTTTAGAAGTTCGGTTGCTATTACGGTTCCTGAAAAAATTGAAGAAACAGGCAAAATATATGCTTATAAAAATTATATTTTTGTTAGTGATGTTAATAAAGGAGTGCATGTTATTGATAATTCTAACCCTGAATTACCAAAAGCCATTAAATTTATTAAGATTCCAGGGAATGAAGACATTTCGGTAAAAGATGATTTTTTATATGCTGATAGTGCAACCGATTTAGTGGTTTTCGATATCTCTGATATTAATTCAATTGCTTTCGTTGAAAGGCTAAACGATGTGTTTAGTATTTATGATTATGACATTCCCATTGAAGCTCAAGCTGTAGATTATGGGAAGGTAGATTTGGAAAACAATATTATTGTAGGTTGGACAGTAACTACCGAAAGGCGTAAAAAAATAGACAACCAATTTATTGATGTTGTGCTTCAAAATGGTGCTTTGGCCTCATCGTCAGCAGAATCGGTTACAGGTCAAGGAGGTTCTTTGGCACGTTTTCAAATAGTAGATAATTATTTATATACCGTTGGGAATTATCAAATGGCCATCTTTAATATTCAAAATTTATCATCTCCAGTGCTTGCAAATACACAAAATGCTGGGTGGAATATCGAAACTATGTTTCAAGCTGGTGAATATTTGTATTTAGGAAGCACTAATGGCATGTATATTTATAGTATAGCAAACCCATCATCACCAGAATATATTTCAGAATTTACACATTGGGAAGGCTGTGACCCTGTAGTTGTGGATGGGGATTATGCCTATTTAACGTTACGTGGAGGAAATGATTGTGGGCAATTGGAAAGCGTTTTAGAAGTGATTGATATTAGTGATAAAGCAACGCCAAAATTAGCGAGTCGTTACGAATTAGAGAATCCTTACGGATTAGGTATTAAAGAAAACACGTTATTTGTTTGCGATGGCACTTCTGGATTAAAGTTATTTGATAAAGAAGAACCGTTAGATGTCAAACTAACAAAAACATATGATGATATTCAATCTAAAGACGTCATTCCATTAGAAAATAGCTTGCTTATGGTAGGAGGTGATAATTTATATCAATATAAATATATTGAAGATGGTGTCGATTTGATAAGTTCATATTCATTAAGATAA